One window of the Corynebacterium glutamicum ATCC 13032 genome contains the following:
- a CDS encoding bifunctional 2-methylcitrate synthase/citrate synthase, giving the protein MSDSQVRKGLNGVISDYTSISKVMPESNSLTYRGYAVEDLVENCSFEEVIYLLWFGELPTTEQLRTFNTTGRSYRSLDAGLISLIHSLPNTCHPMDVLRTAVSYMGTFDPDPFTRDADHIRSIGHNLLAQLPMVVAMDIRRRSGEEIIAPDHNKGIASNFLSMVFGNDDGSVANSADDIRDFERSLILYAEHSFNASTFSARVISSTRSDTYSAITGAIGALKGPLHGGANEFVMHTMLDIDDPNNAADWMGKALDRKERIMGFGHRVYKNGDSRVPSMEKSMRSLAARHRGQKWVHMYESMQEVMEARTGIKPNLDFPAGPAYYMLGFPVDFFTPLFVLARVSGWTAHIVEQFENNALIRPLSAYNGVEEREVVPISERT; this is encoded by the coding sequence ATGAGTGACAGCCAAGTCCGCAAAGGACTCAACGGCGTCATCTCTGACTACACAAGCATTTCCAAAGTGATGCCAGAGAGCAACTCGCTGACTTACCGTGGCTACGCCGTGGAGGATTTGGTGGAAAACTGCAGCTTTGAAGAAGTGATCTACCTCCTGTGGTTTGGGGAGCTGCCCACCACTGAACAACTCCGGACCTTCAACACGACAGGTCGAAGCTACCGCTCACTCGACGCCGGACTGATTTCCCTCATCCACTCCTTACCCAACACCTGCCACCCCATGGACGTGCTGCGCACCGCAGTGTCCTACATGGGTACCTTTGATCCCGATCCGTTTACCCGCGATGCCGATCATATCCGAAGCATTGGACACAACCTGCTTGCGCAGCTTCCCATGGTGGTTGCCATGGATATCCGCAGGCGAAGTGGGGAAGAGATCATCGCACCTGACCACAACAAAGGTATCGCTTCGAATTTCTTATCCATGGTGTTTGGCAATGATGATGGTTCTGTAGCCAACTCCGCAGATGACATCCGCGATTTTGAACGCTCCCTCATCCTCTACGCCGAGCACTCCTTCAACGCCTCCACATTCTCAGCCCGCGTGATCTCATCAACGCGATCCGATACGTATTCGGCGATCACAGGTGCGATCGGTGCTCTCAAAGGCCCACTGCACGGAGGTGCCAATGAGTTTGTCATGCACACCATGCTGGATATCGACGATCCCAACAATGCTGCCGACTGGATGGGCAAGGCGTTGGATCGTAAAGAACGCATCATGGGATTCGGGCACCGCGTGTACAAAAACGGCGACTCCAGGGTCCCCTCCATGGAGAAATCCATGCGCTCCCTTGCTGCTCGTCACCGTGGTCAAAAATGGGTGCACATGTATGAGTCGATGCAAGAAGTCATGGAGGCTCGCACTGGCATTAAACCCAACCTCGACTTCCCGGCCGGCCCTGCCTATTACATGCTGGGATTCCCCGTCGACTTCTTCACACCACTGTTTGTGCTGGCCCGAGTGTCAGGGTGGACGGCACACATCGTGGAGCAATTTGAAAACAATGCGCTGATCCGACCATTGTCTGCCTACAACGGAGTGGAAGAAAGGGAGGTGGTGCCCATTTCGGAGAGAACCTAA